In Primulina eburnea isolate SZY01 chromosome 3, ASM2296580v1, whole genome shotgun sequence, one DNA window encodes the following:
- the LOC140827842 gene encoding plastid-lipid-associated protein 6, chloroplastic → MASVLHLSLPFSHIQSPHNPFSNASDSSFITLNFSRTERFQGRRNCNIKNGVICLSSFSDTPLLESKDEFIGSLKLNLLSTVSGLNRGLAANEDDLRKAEASAKALEFAGGSVDLSTIDGLDKLQGRWKLVYSSAFSSRTLGGSRPGPPTRRLLPINLGQVFQRIDILSRDFDNIVELELGAPWPLPPVELTASLAHKFVLIGTNRIKITFEKTTVKATGKLSQLPPVDIPRLPDVLRPQSNTGAGEFDVTYLDSDTRITRGDREELRVFVIS, encoded by the exons ATGGCTTCTGTGCTTCATTTATCACTTCCATTCTCCCACATTCAATCCCCACATAACCCATTTAGTAATGCATCCGATTCTTCTTTTATAACCTTAAATTTCTCAAGAACTGAGAGATTTCAGGGCAGGAGAAACTGTAATATCAAGAATGGCGTCATTTGTCTGTCATCTTTTAGTGATACTCCACTTCTTGAGTCCAAAGATGAGTTTATTGGGTCACTTAAGCTCAATTTGTTG AGTACTGTTTCTGGTTTAAATAGAGGCCTTGCAGCAAATGAAGATGACTTGCGGAAAGCTGAAGCTTCTGCAAAGGCGCTTGAATTTGCTGGAGGTTCTGTAGATCTGTCAACTATTGATGGTCTTGATAAGCTTCAAGGACGGTGGAAATTAGTTTACAGCAGTGCATTCTCATCTCGAACTCTTGGAGGTAGCCGTCCTGGACCACCCACCAGAAGGCTTCTTCCTATAAATCTTGGTCAG GTGTTCCAAAGAATCGACATCTTAAGCAGAGATTTCGACAACATAGTTGAACTTGAATTGGGAGCTCCATGGCCTTTACCACCCGTCGAATTGactgcaagtttagcccacaagtTTGTGCTCATAG GAACTAATAGGATCAAGATAACTTTCGAGAAAACAACCGTGAAAGCAACTGGAAAATTATCACAGCTACCACCGGTGGATATTCCCCGTTTGCCAGATGTGTTACGGCCTCAATCCAATACTGGAGCCGGTGAATTTGATGTTACCTACCTCGATTCTGATACACGTATCACTCGAGGAGATAGAGAAGAGCTCAGGGTTTTTGTTATCTCATAA